Part of the Tenacibaculum sp. SZ-18 genome, TGCTAAATGGGTTGGGCAATGTCCTAATTGTAAAGAATGGAATACAGTTGTAGAAGAAGTAGTTCAAAAAGAAGAAAAACGAAATTGGAAATCATCATTAAATTCTCAAAAAATAGTAAGTAAACCTCTAAAGATTCAAGAAATTAAATTGAATACAGAGGAGAGAATTCAAACTAAAAACAATGAGCTTGATACTGTTTTAGGAGGTGGATTGGTGAAAGGATCGGTTGTTTTATTAGGAGGTGAACCAGGAATTGGTAAGTCTACACTGTTACTTCAAATTGCATTACAAATTACCGAGAAAGTATTATACGTTTCAGGTGAGGAGAGTCAATCGCAAATTAAAATGAGAGCAGAACGTTTGGCAAATCAAAATTCAAATTGTTTAGTTCTCACGGAAACCAATACGCAACAAATTTTTAGAAATGTAGAAGAGGTGGAACCAGATGTTTTGGTTATTGACTCCATTCAGACGTTATACACCAATAATATTGAAGCTTCTCCTGGAAGTATTTCTCAAATAAAAGAAACATCCGCAGAACTTATAAAATTTGCAAAAGAAACCAATACTCCCGTTTTATTAATTGGACATATTAATAAAGAAGGAAACATTGCTGGGCCAAAAATTTTAGAACATATGGTGGATGTTGTTCTTCAATTTGAAGGAGATAGAAATCATACCTACAGAATTTTAAGATCTCAAAAAAACAGATTTGGCTCAACGGCAGAATTAGGGATTTATGAAATGTTATCGGATGGCTTGCGAGAAGTTACCAATCCATCGGAAATTCTGATTTCGAAAAAAGATACCGACTTAAGTGGAACTGCAATTGCCTCAACGCTAGAAGGAGTTCGTCCGTTAATGATAGAAATACAAGCATTAGTAAGTACTGCTGTATACGGAACTCCACAACGTTCTACTACCGGTTATAATCTAAAGCGTTTGCATATGATTTTAGCTGTTTTGGAAAAACGAGCAGGTTTTAAATTAGGTGCTAAAGATGTATTTTTAAATGTAACTGGTGGAATTTATATTGATGATCCAGCTATTGATTTAGCAGTTGTAGCGGCAATTTTATCTTCTAATCAGGATATTGCAATAAATCCTGATGTTTGTTTTGCAGCTGAAGTCGGTTTAGCTGGAGAAATTCGTCCCGTTCCAAAAATTGATCAACGAATTGTAGAAGCCGAAAAACTGGGATATAAAACTTTTGTAACCTCTAAATACAATAAGATTAGCTCGAAAAACCATTCTATTAAACTAATTTTAGTTGGAAAAATAGAAGAAGCTTTTGCTACTTTATTTGCTTAAAAAACCATTTTACTATCAATAGTAAAATGGTATAAAATGTTTTAACAATAACTTTAAAAAGGACCGCAAAAAACTTCGTTCATGCAAATGTATCCAGGAGGTAGAGGCTTGCATTCAAGACAAATAATATATGTCCATCCTCCATTAATTTGTTTTTGTTCTGTTTTGTTCAGGGTAGTTCCTAAGTTTGAAATGTTTTTTAACATGATCTTATTTTATATGGTTAATTGCATTCAATTTAGAAATTTTTTTAAAATTATTAAACAAATAGAAGTATAATTTTATGATTATTAAGTAAATATATGTTTTTTAGATGAACCCCAGATGCGAGAATTTTTTATTTAGAATCTTATCATTTTCTATACCCAGCCACTTATCAAGTAATGTTGCATACACTTCTCTAAAATCTATAGAAAATTTAAGATCTCCATTATCATCTAAATCATTTAGATTAGGTAATGAATTGTATATTCCATTTTTCTTTAAATCTTTTCCAATAACGAATACATTATTAGCTGTTCCATGATCCGTTCCGTTAGATCCATTCTGTTTTACTCGTCTTCCAAATTCCGAAAATGTTAGAATTATAGTGTCTTTGAATTGATTATTTTTCTCTAAATCTTTTACAAAAACTTCTATACTTTCGGCATAAACTTTTAATAATCTTGATTGCCTGTTTGTTTGATTGGCATGTGTGTCAAAACCTGTTAATCCAGCATAATAAATTTGTGTGTCTATTCCTGAAGAAATAAATTCAGAAATGGTTTTTAATTGCTTTCCAAAGGCGTTTTTGGGATATTCTATGGTAGATGAACTCGTTTTAGTTTTCTCGTAGATGTAAGCTGCTGATGATTTCGCGTCAATCATGGTATTGTACAAGTAACCAAGATTGTGTTCACTTAAATGCGAATCGTTCGAATATTTATTAAATACATTATCGAAAAACGGCTGATTTAATATACGATGAAATAGTTTGGGATTTGTAATTGCCAATCCATTTTGATTATTTCCTTTAAGCATTAAAGATAAGCTTTCATCTACTTCAATTGCTCCATATGGTTTAGCGTTTGTTTCATCTAAAAATCGGCCAACCCAACCTGATTGTAAATATTGATTACTATCACTTGCAGTCTGCCAAATATCTGTGGATCTAAAATGTGAACGATTTGGATTAGGATAACCAACATTATTAATAATACTTACATAACCATTATCAAATAACCTTTTCAGGGGTAATAAACTTTTATGAAAACCAAGTTCACTGTTAAGGTTCAATAATTCGCTTTTTTGAATTCCAATTCTTTGACGATTTTGATAGTAAATATCATTTCTAAAAGGAACAATAGTATTCAATCCATCATTTCCTCCTTTTAATTGAATAATAACTAGTTTTTTGTAATTAGTGCGTTCAGGTAAACCATTTTCAAAAGCTTTTAAAAACTGAGGAACAAAAAATAATCCTCCAGAAGCTAATGATGTTCTTTTTATAAAATTTCTTCTTTTCATTTTCTTCAAATTAACAAAGTTGATATTCAGGTAAAGACATCAATTGAATGCAGAAATCCTTTTTGGGTAAATCTTTATATTGATTTATGATTTCTTTTGTTCCACTGGTAATTGGACAGATAATTAAACTTTCGAATAGTTCTTCATTCGAAATTGACTCATAGTTTTTGTTGAATATATGCCAGTTTGTTTCTGTTTTTATAAAGGCTTTTTTTCTTCTTTTTTCATTAGTAACCGAGTTAACTATAGCTTTAAAATCATCTTTTTCTGAGTAACTAATCTCGGCATTATTTAAAAGAACAGAAGCAAGTCTTAATCTAGTGACCATAGTGTTACTATCGATCCAACCTTTACCAGTTTTCCAACCGGCAACATTTGGAGGATAAAGTAAAACTTGCCCCAGTAATTTTTGAATAAGTATTTGCTGTTTTGACTTTTGAAAAGTATATGGAACAGTTTTATGAATTGTTGCTAAAAGTTCAATGGGAGACTTTATTTTTACCCCAATATTTTCTTCATCGTAAAACCAATCTGACTTCAATACATGTTTCATAAGTTTTTCAATGTTGTAATCTTTATAGAAAATGGAAGTCATTTCTTCAATTCTAGAGGAATTAATTTTATCATTTACGAAGTATGCATAAATTTTATGGCAAATAAAACGTGCACATTGTTTTTGTTGAAGGATGATGTCTATAATATCATTTCCATCAAAATTCCCTACTCGATCTAAAAACTCTTTTTTTCCATTATCATGCTGTTTTCTTTTGAGAATAAAATCTCCATCAAATCTATGATTGTAACCTGTAAATGCTCTTGCGCTTTCTCGTATATCTTTTTCAGAATAGTTTCCTTGTCCGAGTGTGAAAAGCTCTAAAAGTTCACGAGCAAAATTTTCATTTGGACTGTTTTTTTTATTTTGTTTGTTATTGAGATATTTAAGCATTGCTGCCTCTTTAGAAATAGCTTTTACAAAATCTCCAAAGTTTCCTAATGCATGATTTCTTAGCGTATTGTTGTAATGTAAAGCATATAGTACATTTTTGTCTTCACAAACAAAATGATTCGCCCAGAATAATGTCATTTTTTCTCGAAGAATTTCCTTAGAATTCATAAGTCTGCCCATCCAAATTAAGTTTAACTCACGAACCTTTTTCCGATTCAACTTCATCAATTCTTTTCGCTTTGATTTATTTTTTATTTTTTTTGTAGATGTCGAATTCAGAAAGCTTGTTTCAATATATAATGGAGTTATAGTTTTTGCAGATTGAAAAAGAGTATCGACAATTTCAGAACGAGTTTGAGAGTGTAGTTTCTCAACTTCCTTAGGGAGAATTCCGAATCCAATTCTATTGTATAAATGAAGAATATGCTTGTTTTTCATATTATTGAGACTTATTCAGAAAAGAAAGGTTTAATTTAAACAAAAAAACCTCGCCAAATAGCGAGGTCTTTAGTTTTATCAAAAAAAGGTAATGTTATTTTTTATTTACTTCTTTTATATATTTTTCTAATGCCATTGTCATCGAAGGAGTTTCAGGGGTTGGTGCAGCAATATCTACACGTAAACCTTTGGCTTCAACCGCTTTGATTGTTGAGTTTCCAAACACAGCAATTCTAGTGTTATTTTGTTTGAAATCAGGGAAGTTTTCAAACAAACTTTCAATACCTGATGGGCTAAAAAACACTAAAACATCATAGAATACATTTTCTAAGTCAGACAAATCACTTACAACTGTTCTGTATAAATCAGCTCTTGTCCAGTTAATTCCTAACTTATTTAATTCATCTGGAATTAACGATTTTAATTTATCAGAACTAGGAAGTAAGAACTTCTCATCTTTGTGCTTCTTGATTAATTTCGTTAGCTCAGGGAATGTACGAGTACCAACATAAATTTTACGTTTACGATATACTACGTATTTCTGAAGATAATAAGCTACTGCTTCCGATTGACAGAAATATTTCATGTCATCCGGTACAGTAAAACGCATTTCTTGAGCGATTCTAAAAAAATGATCCACAGCATTTCTACTCGTAAGAATTATTGCTGAAAAATTATTAAGATCAATCTTTTGTGCTCTTACCTCTTTGGTCGGAATCCCCTCAACATGAATAAATGATCTAAAATCAACTTTAACTCTTTGCTTTTCAGCAAGGTCAAAATAAGGTGAAGTTTCTGTTTTGGGTGCTGGCTGAGACACTAAAATGGTTTTCACTTTCATAAAACTTTCTCTTTATGTCGTTGTTGTTTTATATATGATTAGCAAAGGAGCTAATTCGAGGCTGCAAAAGTACAAAATAAAATAAAAGAAGTTATTAAAAATCAGTTTTTTGTTATTCCTTAAAATCAAAAAACCTCTAAAAATCAGTAATAAAGAAATACAAATGAGTAAAAAAATAATATTGGAGTACCCGTATTTGAACAATATTAAGATCGGAAATAGCCAAATACTTATGTTATATAAATATCCAGACTTTGTAAATGTAAAATATCTCGTTTGTTCTTCTATGTTTAAAATATGAGCCAATAACCTTATAAGAACAAACTTTACGAGAGTAAAACCTGTTAAGCCGGCTAGTAAAATAAAATAGTTGTAAGGTTGCAATTTGAAAATATTTTCAGCTATTAATTGTAGTGTTAAGGTAAAAATTAAACAAGAAAAGATGAAAATTAAAACGTGAAAAGTAGAGAAAATAGATGGCTTTTTTTCTGCTCTATTTTCAATAAAGCCCTGAGAAAATAGTGCTATAGTATATCCCAATAATAGCTGCGGCTTATATAATTTCATTAATGCCAGAAGAACCAAAGCTATCATAAATACTAGTGTTGTCCAGTCGTTCGTTTCTAGATTACGTGTTATAACTTCCATGAATTGACGTAGTCAGAGAATAATTTAATTATCACAAAATTAGCAATAAATTAGTTTATCTTTGTTCATATTTTTTAACGAAAATCAAATTAATGTCTGACACGCTAGTCATCATTCCTACGTATAATGAAAAAGAAAATATCGAGGCAATTATTAGAGCTACCTTCGATCAAGAAAAAGCTTTTGATGTATTAATCGTTGATGATAATTCTCCTGATGGTACCGCCAAAATTGTCGAAAGTTTACAAGCAGAATTTCCAAATCAACTACATATTGAAAAAAGAACTGGTAAAAATGGTTTAGGTACAGCTTACATTCATGGTTTCAAATGGGCATTAGCGAGAGATTATGAATATATTATAGAAATGGATGCTGATTTTTCTCACAACCCGGATGATTTAGTAAGACTTTACAACGCTTGTGTTGTTGATGGTGGAGATGTTGCAGTAGGTTCACGATATTCAGTAGGTGTAAATGTAGTTAACTGGCCAATGAATCGTGTCTTACTCTCTTATTTTGCATCAAAATATGTTCGTTTTATAACAGGAATTCCTGTAAATGATACTACTGCCGGATTTGTATGTTGGAATAGAAAAGTGTTAGAAACCATAAAACTTGATAAAATTAAGTTTGTTGGTTATGCATTTCAAATAGAAATGAAGTATAAAGCTTGGAAACACGGATTTTCAATAAAAGAGGTGTCTGTTATTTTTACTGATCGAACGCTAGGAGAATCAAAAATGAGCGGTGGAATTGTATACGAGGCATTGTTTGGTGTGATAAAAATGAGATTAAAAGGATTACCGAAATAATTTATGACCGACGTAATACTTAGAGAAGCTAAGAAAGAAGATTTATCGACATTACTGCTTTTTGAACAAGCATTAATTGAGGCTGAGAAACCTTTAGATGAATTTCTTGGAGAAGGAAAATTAAAGTATTACAATATTGAAGAAATGATTGCGTCGGACAGTACTTATTTAATCGTTGCTGTTTATGGGGCTAAATTAATTGGTTCTGGTTATGTTAGAATAGAGGAAAATAAAATCTATCATAAAAATCCCAAACATGGTTACATTGGTTTTATTTATGTAGAATCAAATTCTAGAGGAAAAAAAATAAGCACGAAAATTTTAAAAGAACTTAAACGGTGGGCATCAAAAGAAGAATTAAAAGAACTTAGATTAGATGTTTACAATAATAACGTTCCTGCTCTAAAATCTTATGAAAGTTTTGGTTTCAAGAAGAGTTTAGTTAACATGAGAATGAATATATAACAAAGACAATGAAACAACACACTACACTAATTAAAAACGCAAACATTGTAAATGAAGGAAAAACCTTTAAAGGAGATGTTTTAATTTCAGGAGAGTTTATAGAAAAAATTGCTTCAAAGATTAATGTTTCAGAAGGTGTAACCGTCATAGATGCAGAAGGAAAGTATTTAATTCCAGGAATGATTGATGATCAAGTTCATTTTAGAGAACCAGGATTAACACATAAAGCAAATATAGCATCAGAGAGTAAAGCGGCAGTGGCAGGAGGAATTACTTCTTTCATTGAAATGCCAAATACAGTTCCTCAAGCAACAACACAAGAATTATTGGAAGATAAGTTTGAGATTGCAGGTAAAACTTCTTATGCTAATTATTCATTTATGTTTGGAGGAACCAACGATAATTTGGAGGAACTTTTGAAAACGAATCCAGAGAATGTTGCTGGAATCAAATTATTCCTTGGTTCTTCAACAGGAAATATGTTGGTTGATAATGAAGAGGTTTTAGAAAAAATATTTTCATCTACTAAAATGATTATTTCTGTTCATTGTGAAGATGAGCAAACCATTCGCGACAATACAGCTAAGTTTAAAGAAGAATTTGGAGACGATATTCCCATAAAATATCACCCAATTATTAGAAGTGAAGAGGCATGTTATTTATCGTCTTCAAAAGCAATTGAATTAGCAAAGAAAACAGGAGCTCGTTTACATGTTTTTCATTTATCAACAGCAAAAGAAATGGAATTGTTCAGAAATGATATTCCATTAGAAGAAAAGCAGATTACAGCAGAGGTTTGTATTCACCATTTATGGTTTACGGATGCTGATTATGATAAAAAAGGAACGCATATAAAGTGGAATCCTGCAGTTAAAACTGCTAACGATAGAGCTGCTTTATGGGAAGCATTATTAGATGATAGAATTGATGTGATTGCTACTGATCATGCACCTCATACTCTAGAAGAGAAATCTAATGTTTACACAAAAGCTCCAAGTGGAGGGCCTTTAGTACAACATGCAGTAATCGCTCTTTTTGAAAAGGTGAAAGAAGGTGTAATTTCTATTGAAAAAGTGGTTGAAAAAATGGCTCATAATCCTGCAAAACTTTTCCAAGTTTCTAAGAGAGGTTATGTGAAAGAAGGATATTACGCTGATGTTGTTTTAGTAGATCCTAATAATTCTTGGGAAGTTTCTAAAGAGAATGTTTTATATAAATGTGGTTGGTCTCCTTTTGAAGGAGAAAAATTCTCATCTAAAATCACACATACTTTTATCAATGGAGTTTTAATGTACGATAATGGTATGTTCAACGAAGAAATAAAAGGAAAACGCTTGTTATTTGATAGATAATGAAAAAAATATACTATTTGATTCCAGTACTTCTATTTATAGTTTCTTGTACTGGAAATACAATTTATAAAAAGCCAGAGAATCTCATTCCAAGAGATTCTATGGTTTTATTATTAACAGATATGCATATAGCATCTGCCGCAAAACAAACCAAAAATAAGTTTAGCGCCAAAGATGTGAGCTATATGCATTTTGTATATGAAAAATATAAAATAGATAGTGTTAGGTTTGAAAGTAGTAATAAATATTACACTTCTATTATCGATAAATATGATAAGTTGTTGAATGAAGTTAAAGCAAATCTTCAGGAAAAAGGAACTGTAATTCAACGAGAAATTAATACATCAGACTCTATTAAGAAAAGTCAGAAGAAGGAACTGAAAAAAGAATTAGATTCACTAAAGAATATTACTAAAAAAGAAATCAAAAAGGTCAATCAAAATACGTTTGAAGAGTAAATTACTTAATAAAGTCAGAATAGACATCGCGAATTGATTTGTCTATTTTTTCAAATTCAAAATTTATAAAATTTCGGATTTTGTCCGAATTATAAAATTCTTGATTGTGTGTTGACCGAGCAGAATTTTTAGTCATTAAAGGAGCTTTTCCTGTAATTACTGTCAAAAGCCAATCAACTCTCCAAAAAATTGAAGTCATTAATGGTGTAGCTTCAATGCTTGGTTTTTTGACTTTAAAAACTTCAGCAATAGAAAATAACATGTCCTTGAAAGATTTGTTCTCTGAGACTAATATGAAGCGTTCGTTTTTAATATTAGATTTTGTTAAAGAAATCATAGATTTTACAACATCCTTAACAGAAACAAAACCTGTAATTCCTTCTGTGTAAAATTTAAACCCATTGTAAACTTGGCTAAATATTTTACCAGAACCTTCATCGAAAAATCCACTACCTAAAATAACACCAGGATTCACAATTACGACATCCATTCCTTCTTGACTACCCCGCCAAACCTCCATTTCTGCTCCGTATTTGGTAATCGCATATCCATGTTTATCTCCATTATCAACCCATTCATTTTCTTCATTAATAAATTCTCCATTGACAGAATCTCCAATCGCTGCGATTGAACTTACAAAGCAAAACTTATTTACTTTTTTTTCAATTGCAAAGTTTACAACATTGGCTGTTCCTTCAATATTAACATGTCGCATTTTAAAGTAATCTTTTGGAGCAAAAGAAACTAAAGCGGCACAATGATATACAGTCGAAATATTATGTTCAAATATTGGCTTTAACGACGGGGTTTCAGTAATATCAGCCTTTATCCATTTTATCTTATTGAATAATTCTTGAAACTCTCCTGTGTAATAAGAAAAAACCTTTTTTGCTTTTTCTATTTTCTCTTGGGTTCTATATATCGCAATGATATCATCATTTTCAATGGTTAAATGATACAATAAATGCGATCCAACTAATCCGGTTCCACCTGTTACTAAAATCATGCAGCAAAAATAAATATAAATAAATCGTGACTTCAATTCAAAACCAGATTTTTAACAACCTTCTATATTTAAAATTCATTCAAAAAATTATAATTGAAGCTTAATTTTAAAATTTTCTAAATAGTATATTTGCCTTTCACATTAAGTAAATTTAAAATGGCTAAAAATTTAGTAGAAGAACTTAGATGGAGAGGAATGGTTCATGATATTATGCCTGGAACCGAAGAGCAATTAGAAAAAGAAATGACAAGTGCTTATATCGGTTTTGATCCAACTTCAGATTCATTACACATTGGAAGTTTAGTACCAATTATTTTATTGGTTCACTTAGAAAAATCTGGTCATAAACCGATAGCTTTAGTTGGTGGCGCAACTGGTATGATCGGAGATCCTTCTGGTAAGTCTGATGAAAGAAATTTACTTAATGAAGAAGCATTAGCAAACAATGTAAACGGAATTAAAAATACACTTGCTCGTTTTTTAAATTTTGAAAGTTCTGAGAAAAACGCACCTGTTTTAGTAAATAACTACGATTGGATGAAAGATTTTTCATTCATTGAATTTGCTAGAGATGTTGGGAAGAGAATTACTGTAAACTACATGATGGCAAAAGATTCTGTGAAGAAAAGAATCTCTGGAGAGTCTGGAAGTGGAATGTCTTTTACTGAGTTTACATATCAATTAATTCAGGGATACGATTTTTTCCATTTGCATAAATCTCACAATTGTATGTTACAAATGGGAGGTTCTGATCAGTGGGGAAATATTACTACAGGAACAGAATTAGTACGCAGAATGAATCCTGGCGGAGAAGCAAAAGCTTTCGCAATGACTTGTCCATTAATTACAAAAGCAGACGGATCTAAATTTGGAAAATCGGAAGGTGGAAATGTTTGGTTAGATGCAGAGAAAACATCAGTATATAAATTCTATCAATTCTGGTTAAACACTTCAGATGAAGATGCAGAAAAGTATATTAAAATTTTCACTTTTTTAGACAAAGAAACAATTGATGCTTTAATTGAAGAGCATAGAGAAGCTCCTGAGGCTAGAGTTTTACAAAAGAAATTAGCGGAAGAGGTTACTACATTTGTGCATTCTAAAGAAGAATTAGATAAAGCAATTGCTGCATCTAATATTTTGTTTGGAAAATCTACATCTGAAGATTTAAAAGGACTTGATGAAGCTACATTCTTAGATGTGTTTGATGGTGTTCCTCAGGCTGTAGTTCAAAAAGCAGAATTTGAAGCTGGTTTAGACATGATTGCTGCGTTATCTGCGAAAACTCAGTTTTTAAAGTCTAACGGAGATGCAAGAAGAGCATTAAAAGAGAATTCGATTTCTGTTAATAAAGGAAAAGTAAAGGAAGACTATACTATTACAAATTCAGATTTAATTGCAGATAAATATGTGTTATTACAAAGAGGTAAAAAGAATTACTTTTTATTAAAAGTAGAATAGTTTGAAATAGCCTAAGAAGCAATTTTTACATCAAAAGTTAAAGGGCATCGCTTACAGTTGATGCCTTTTTTCTTGTACTTATTACAACATTTACTTTTTGGTTTTAAACAAGAAGCGGAACAAGCGCTATCACATGTATTTAAAGTATGTAATTTTGTAATAGTTTCTTTTTTAGGTGTATAAAATACAATCATGCTTAATTAAAATCTGTGCAAATATAGTTTTTTATTTAGAATAAATTAAAATAAAATTTTTAATCGTAACAAAATCTTATAATTATGTACTTATAGATGATCAAAACTAAACTATGAAAGACGAAATTATTTTAGAAAGTAAGCTTACTCCACATCAGAAAACTCATATTTCCGTTGTAATGTTAATTCCAGTATTTTTTGTAACAATTATGACATTGGTAAAACATTTTGAACAAAATGATTTATCAAATATTACTCTTAGTTTTCCTCAATTAATTCCATTGGTTATCGCATTAATCATTTTAATAATGTTGCTTTTTCTAAAGGAGGGGATTTTAAAAAAGAATAACTATTTATATCAAGGAACATATTTATTTGGCAAGCTTTTAATTAAGAAAAAAATAAGTTTACTAGACAAACCCAAAGTTGCAATTTTAAAGCTACGTAAGCGTCAGAAAATGGCTTGGTTTTCCATTGCAAATCCAGATCAAGCTTTATCGTATCATAAAAATGATGTTACGCTTTTGAATGATAAGCATACAAGAAAAGAACTTTTAGTTTCGTTAGACGACGAAATTTTAGCAAATAAAACTATCTCGTTTTTGGAGGAAAACTTCAATCTTACCTTTGAGATTTATAGTCCAGATTTTAGTTAGAAATTTTTCTTGAATTTCTAGTAAAAATAAGTCAACATACAACATGTTAAATTTCTAGTAAAAACCCCTTCTTAGGGTTAAGAAATTATAAATTATTTAAGTAGTTTTTAAATAAATTAATTGTATATAAAATAATCAGAAAGGCCATAAGAAATCTATCTTTGCAAGCCCAAAAGTAGATTCATTTTTTGAAAACTAAAATCACAACATATCTATTTATTTTCTTGTATGGAATTGCAATGTTACGTCCAATAGCACCTTTCGTGGAGTATGCTATTAATTACAATTATATTGCAAAAGTGTTATGTATAAACAAAGACAAACCAGAACTTAGTTGTAATGGTAAATGTCAATTGATGAAGAAACTAAAACAGCAAGAGGAAGAGGATTTTAATACATTACGAATTCATATGGAAGAATATCCCATTGGTTTTGTTGAAATTTTGAAAATCAAGAAAGAATCTACAATTACTTCAAACTTAAAAAATAATTTTCATTATGATATAGAATATAACTATCTATTTCAGCATAACGTTTTTCATCCGCCAACCGTTTAAGCTCAAATTTTCGTGACTATTCAGAATAACTTCTCAGTTATTCAGTCGAATTATGCTTAAAAATTAATAATAAAACTACAAGGTTTTTCATTCGGAATTTAAAATTTCAATGAGTAAAGTCCATTGTGGTATATGAACGTTTCTAAAGAATTTCAAACGTTCAGAAATAAAAAACAAACAGATGAAAAACATCGTAAAAATAGCTGTTGCTTTATTTGCAATGGTACAAACTACATACGCACAAAAGAACACAGAATTATGGGCAGCTGGAAGACCAGATGGACATGCACCAATTTCTGTAATGGGAGATCATTATCACGGTAAAGAAGATGTAATGTTTTCTTATAGATATATGAGAATGAACATGGAAGGTTTATTGCGAGGATCTACTGAAATTACAAATGCTCAAGGGCACGATAGTGGTTATATGGTAACTCCATCAAATATGCCAATGGATATGCACATGCTGGGTATAATGTATGGATTAACTGATAAGATAACTTTAGTTGCCATGGCAATGTACACTCAAAATGAAATGGATTTACAAATGCGAATGATGTCTGGAATGACAACTCAATTTTCAACTTCTTCTTCAGGTTTTGGAGATGTAA contains:
- a CDS encoding dihydroorotase; this translates as MKQHTTLIKNANIVNEGKTFKGDVLISGEFIEKIASKINVSEGVTVIDAEGKYLIPGMIDDQVHFREPGLTHKANIASESKAAVAGGITSFIEMPNTVPQATTQELLEDKFEIAGKTSYANYSFMFGGTNDNLEELLKTNPENVAGIKLFLGSSTGNMLVDNEEVLEKIFSSTKMIISVHCEDEQTIRDNTAKFKEEFGDDIPIKYHPIIRSEEACYLSSSKAIELAKKTGARLHVFHLSTAKEMELFRNDIPLEEKQITAEVCIHHLWFTDADYDKKGTHIKWNPAVKTANDRAALWEALLDDRIDVIATDHAPHTLEEKSNVYTKAPSGGPLVQHAVIALFEKVKEGVISIEKVVEKMAHNPAKLFQVSKRGYVKEGYYADVVLVDPNNSWEVSKENVLYKCGWSPFEGEKFSSKITHTFINGVLMYDNGMFNEEIKGKRLLFDR
- the tyrS gene encoding tyrosine--tRNA ligase, encoding MAKNLVEELRWRGMVHDIMPGTEEQLEKEMTSAYIGFDPTSDSLHIGSLVPIILLVHLEKSGHKPIALVGGATGMIGDPSGKSDERNLLNEEALANNVNGIKNTLARFLNFESSEKNAPVLVNNYDWMKDFSFIEFARDVGKRITVNYMMAKDSVKKRISGESGSGMSFTEFTYQLIQGYDFFHLHKSHNCMLQMGGSDQWGNITTGTELVRRMNPGGEAKAFAMTCPLITKADGSKFGKSEGGNVWLDAEKTSVYKFYQFWLNTSDEDAEKYIKIFTFLDKETIDALIEEHREAPEARVLQKKLAEEVTTFVHSKEELDKAIAASNILFGKSTSEDLKGLDEATFLDVFDGVPQAVVQKAEFEAGLDMIAALSAKTQFLKSNGDARRALKENSISVNKGKVKEDYTITNSDLIADKYVLLQRGKKNYFLLKVE
- a CDS encoding DUF4296 domain-containing protein produces the protein MKKIYYLIPVLLFIVSCTGNTIYKKPENLIPRDSMVLLLTDMHIASAAKQTKNKFSAKDVSYMHFVYEKYKIDSVRFESSNKYYTSIIDKYDKLLNEVKANLQEKGTVIQREINTSDSIKKSQKKELKKELDSLKNITKKEIKKVNQNTFEE
- a CDS encoding SDR family oxidoreductase, producing MILVTGGTGLVGSHLLYHLTIENDDIIAIYRTQEKIEKAKKVFSYYTGEFQELFNKIKWIKADITETPSLKPIFEHNISTVYHCAALVSFAPKDYFKMRHVNIEGTANVVNFAIEKKVNKFCFVSSIAAIGDSVNGEFINEENEWVDNGDKHGYAITKYGAEMEVWRGSQEGMDVVIVNPGVILGSGFFDEGSGKIFSQVYNGFKFYTEGITGFVSVKDVVKSMISLTKSNIKNERFILVSENKSFKDMLFSIAEVFKVKKPSIEATPLMTSIFWRVDWLLTVITGKAPLMTKNSARSTHNQEFYNSDKIRNFINFEFEKIDKSIRDVYSDFIK